The Vibrio coralliirubri DNA window AATCCCGCTTTGTATGCTGACGTTGAAAAACTGCCATGAACGGTGCCCTTATAGAGCTTTTCTTTCCATTTGCCAGGCATTTCATGAAATTGGTAATTAAAGCTTCCGTCATCATTTTTAGTGAAGACAGCTTGCTCTACGAGACTTTCATGGAAAATCAGCTCTACGAGTTGTTTAGAGTCACTATCCAAAAGCAACTCTAGGTGATCGCCAGGCTTTATTGTATCGAGCTTCAAAGACTCAAGATCCGCTTCCATCACTTTTTGAACTGTCTCATAAGGCAGTTTCCATGACGAAAAGATGTTGCTGAGCGTATCTCCAACCTTCACGAAGTAATGAACTTTTACCAACGTTCTTGAGCTTGCCTCTGAATCTGTATATGAGTTTGATGCCCCCTCTTGATGAGTTAATAAATCTTTATAAGGGGTGACTTGAATTGAGATTTCTTCTGGTGCTTCGGATTGAAAATGGAGCAAAACGGAAAGCGAGAATGCACTGATAGCGATAACGATCAGGCCAATAGGGAGGAACTTCATAAAATACTTAGCGGTTATAACAAGGAACTTGGCAAGTGTTATAACATAACAATTCATTCAAAAAAATAAACGTAATGTAAGAAACCGTTCCACAAAAGTTGCCAAAATATGGTGGGCGTGTGAAGCCCACCACCTTAAATGACATTACTCTTCACAAAGCGCTTCAAAACGATCTAAGCCGCGCAGCATCTCAAAGTCTGGCTCTTCAGTTAGCAACTCTCTCATTGAACCACTCGCTTCAATAGAACGCTCTAAGTCATCGATCGCTTGGCCTTCAGCACCTAACCTTGCGTAAGCACAAGCACGTTGGTACAAGGCGTGAGCGTTTTGATCGTCCACTTCCAACACGCGATTACATAAGCTCATCGCCCAGTGGTATTCCTGCATGTCCATTGCGGCATCAGCTTTGTAAGTTAGTGCTTCCAAATCACCTGGGCGGACTTTTAAGATCTCATCGTAGATTTCAATTTTTTGCTCGGCAGTTTGAACATTCTGAGCCCTCAACCACAAGTTGTGAATCTCATTGATGATTTCTATTTCTCGGTTGTTCTCTGAGATGATTCGAGTCTTGCGCTTAAGATCCCTTTCAAGAAGGTTAAACTTCTTCTCATAGTCTTGAGCAATCGAATTAAGTCGCTGGTCAGCCATTTCCTTGGTGGTGTGT harbors:
- a CDS encoding tetratricopeptide repeat protein, whose amino-acid sequence is MLRILLIAVFSLVTTMSFASEEVKYSEKEYVDRPLMERYILDELKQLRMEQQDLERRLTIQMTDRELTVADKSLNYANVTVTYFFYIIAGVASLIALVGWQSLKDLKHTTKEMADQRLNSIAQDYEKKFNLLERDLKRKTRIISENNREIEIINEIHNLWLRAQNVQTAEQKIEIYDEILKVRPGDLEALTYKADAAMDMQEYHWAMSLCNRVLEVDDQNAHALYQRACAYARLGAEGQAIDDLERSIEASGSMRELLTEEPDFEMLRGLDRFEALCEE